A single Thermoplasmatales archaeon DNA region contains:
- a CDS encoding class I SAM-dependent methyltransferase has protein sequence MGDRTTDYFDANYLRYDRWYETHRNEYNDQIEFLRTIIPSGNGIEIGVGSGRIAAPLNIRFGLDSSQEMLKLAQRRGVKTFLGDAYDTKLPDKGFDYSLFYVTLCFLKQPEEAIKEAYRISKKVISVILDRKCAYVQDIIKDPTGFYSFANFYTGREIVDFYMKAGLKVTGNVEKDLKMSNGVPYRLIAITGS, from the coding sequence ATGGGAGACAGAACTACAGATTACTTCGATGCAAATTATCTGAGGTACGATCGGTGGTACGAAACACACAGGAACGAGTACAACGATCAGATTGAATTCCTTAGAACGATAATACCGAGCGGCAATGGCATTGAAATAGGTGTTGGAAGCGGCAGAATTGCGGCTCCGTTAAACATACGATTTGGGCTTGATAGTTCTCAGGAGATGCTGAAATTAGCACAAAGGAGAGGTGTGAAAACATTCCTTGGGGACGCCTATGATACCAAGCTCCCGGACAAGGGTTTCGATTATTCACTTTTTTATGTGACATTATGTTTTCTTAAACAGCCAGAAGAAGCGATTAAGGAGGCGTATCGTATTTCAAAGAAGGTAATTTCAGTAATACTCGACAGAAAGTGCGCATATGTTCAGGATATAATAAAAGATCCGACGGGATTTTATTCTTTTGCAAATTTCTATACTGGGAGAGAGATCGTGGATTTTTACATGAAAGCCGGCCTGAAGGTGACAGGAAACGTTGAAAAAGACCTGAAGATGTCGAACGGAGTCCCTTACAGATTGATTGCGATCACAGGATCATAA
- a CDS encoding isopentenyl phosphate kinase family protein: protein MIIIKMGGSVITNKSMYKSFQSDSCYNIIKAVKSLETKFILIHGGGSFGHIKANKFGLPGKLNKESLLGFSEVHADMVDLNQRVISILNDLKIPSISLPPSVIYMNGEMSLFAFKYYSDLGFVPVTFGDTYVIGDKIGIISGDDLAVRLSAELSPEKVIFFSDVDGVYDKNPKIHKDARLLRTLSDKATFEITETDVTGGMRAKVTAAMKIARLGSKAYMINGNFPDRVRALDSSEFIGTVIG, encoded by the coding sequence ATGATCATAATCAAGATGGGCGGAAGTGTCATAACAAACAAGTCAATGTATAAATCGTTCCAGTCGGATAGTTGTTATAATATTATTAAAGCGGTCAAGTCTCTAGAAACCAAGTTTATTCTCATACATGGTGGCGGCTCGTTTGGTCATATAAAGGCGAACAAATTTGGGCTTCCTGGGAAATTGAACAAAGAGAGTTTACTTGGTTTTTCTGAGGTTCATGCTGATATGGTGGACCTTAATCAGAGGGTCATTTCAATACTCAACGACCTTAAAATTCCGTCTATATCACTGCCACCATCAGTAATCTATATGAACGGTGAAATGTCACTCTTTGCTTTCAAGTATTATTCTGACCTTGGATTTGTTCCAGTGACTTTTGGGGATACATATGTAATTGGTGATAAAATTGGAATAATATCAGGGGACGATCTCGCTGTGAGGCTATCGGCAGAATTATCGCCAGAGAAAGTAATATTTTTTAGTGATGTTGATGGCGTTTATGATAAGAATCCAAAGATACATAAAGATGCAAGGCTCCTGAGAACCTTATCCGATAAAGCAACGTTTGAAATAACTGAGACCGATGTTACTGGCGGGATGAGGGCCAAAGTAACGGCCGCCATGAAGATAGCACGTTTAGGCTCAAAGGCATACATGATCAATGGTAATTTCCCGGATCGCGTGAGGGCACTCGATTCGAGTGAGTTCATAGGGACAGTGATAGGTTGA
- the fni gene encoding type 2 isopentenyl-diphosphate Delta-isomerase: MIENRKEEHITIAENENVSTEHNYWDDIKLIHQAVPEIDFDKIDAKTRFIRHNIGAPMIISSMTGGTDKARKINYNLAVAAEKFNIPMGVGSMRAAIEKPELSSTFSVILERKVPVRFANIGAPQLIQQSKKPFLDRDIEKLFNLIEANYLIVHFNYLQEMVQPEGDHNAKGVLKRLKELAASYPVIAKETGNGFSREAAIDLKDAGVKAIDVGGSGGTSFAAIEYYRAKKSSDTEKMRSGISFWNWGIPSPASISFCNVGLPVIGSGGLRNGQDLAKAIAFGAVAGGFARSLLKSADTTADEIIGEISYILRDLKIAMFLTRSDNIKKLKKVKYFVTEPLGSWLNIYEHKF, translated from the coding sequence TTGATAGAAAACAGAAAGGAAGAGCATATAACAATAGCCGAAAATGAAAACGTTTCGACGGAACACAACTACTGGGACGACATAAAGTTAATACACCAAGCCGTCCCAGAGATAGATTTTGATAAGATCGATGCAAAAACGAGATTCATTAGGCATAATATTGGCGCACCAATGATCATATCTTCAATGACCGGTGGTACGGACAAAGCAAGGAAGATCAATTATAATCTTGCTGTAGCGGCAGAAAAATTTAACATCCCGATGGGCGTTGGCAGCATGCGTGCTGCAATCGAAAAACCGGAACTTTCTTCGACATTTTCTGTCATATTGGAAAGAAAGGTGCCTGTAAGGTTTGCGAATATTGGAGCCCCCCAACTTATTCAGCAATCAAAAAAACCGTTTCTTGACAGGGATATTGAAAAGCTGTTCAATCTCATAGAAGCAAATTATCTGATTGTACATTTTAATTATCTTCAGGAAATGGTGCAACCCGAAGGAGACCACAATGCAAAGGGTGTATTGAAAAGGCTGAAGGAGCTCGCAGCGAGTTATCCGGTCATAGCAAAGGAAACAGGGAACGGTTTTTCTCGTGAGGCCGCCATCGATCTTAAGGATGCTGGAGTTAAGGCTATAGACGTAGGTGGATCAGGAGGTACATCTTTTGCAGCAATAGAATACTACAGGGCAAAGAAATCTTCTGACACCGAGAAGATGAGATCAGGCATATCATTTTGGAACTGGGGGATTCCGTCGCCTGCATCAATAAGTTTTTGCAATGTGGGACTCCCCGTAATAGGGAGCGGTGGACTGAGAAACGGTCAGGACCTTGCAAAGGCTATAGCTTTTGGTGCTGTCGCAGGCGGTTTTGCAAGATCTCTGCTTAAATCGGCGGACACGACAGCTGATGAGATAATTGGCGAGATATCCTACATATTGCGGGATCTTAAAATTGCAATGTTTCTCACCAGAAGCGATAATATTAAAAAATTAAAAAAGGTAAAGTATTTTGTCACAGAGCCATTAGGTTCATGGTTGAACATTTATGAACACAAATTCTGA
- a CDS encoding ZPR1 zinc finger domain-containing protein produces the protein MNTNSEDMPVEFKTETPCPSCGKELYFIFYRTTISYENAIEIETYFCKNCLYKSTRTIPLDLLEEKKISFLVSKHDDLRTVVYRSQEARLELPEFGITIDPGENSQGGITTVEGVLQDILDKLDLFITPEDESEKLNLLRATIKGILAGDNQVFTIILDDPLGKSKIASSRAVEEKHP, from the coding sequence ATGAACACAAATTCTGAGGATATGCCGGTTGAGTTCAAGACAGAAACGCCTTGCCCCTCTTGCGGAAAGGAACTGTATTTCATTTTTTACCGTACAACCATAAGCTATGAAAACGCTATAGAAATAGAGACATATTTTTGCAAAAACTGTCTCTACAAGTCCACACGGACGATCCCTCTGGATTTGCTTGAAGAGAAAAAGATATCCTTCCTTGTCAGCAAGCATGACGATCTCAGGACAGTAGTGTACAGATCACAGGAGGCGCGTCTTGAACTCCCTGAATTTGGCATAACCATCGATCCCGGAGAAAATTCACAGGGAGGGATAACCACAGTGGAAGGGGTCTTACAGGATATATTGGACAAACTTGATCTTTTTATAACCCCAGAGGACGAGTCTGAGAAGCTCAATCTTCTTAGGGCCACCATCAAAGGAATTCTTGCAGGGGATAATCAGGTCTTCACTATCATTTTGGATGACCCTCTCGGAAAAAGCAAGATAGCAAGTTCTCGAGCGGTGGAAGAAAAACATCCTTAG
- a CDS encoding 4Fe-4S dicluster domain-containing protein: MNISTLTYMLWIFMILMGVSFAYIIFYARNVINTLHRLVVYLLVGMMNGMFVGVLIYLIFPTTLSIYSGVEIAVFAMFIEIIPFLLIFFRDVSTGSTPRPASFMRYYVLVFAILSELLMSMDFRVILDPDALHLLVSQPVGFIASSVSSYWFIFPMALEMVLTAWFSRRSLRKTIFVVFVFQSAIMFLSPPAINATSWTGPTIYLAGAVMTAFFIYIFETLYRKQSLMRAESNYVILLMCAYLLMMGGVFIWQINQSLYLFSISLVFEMAIYLRSITEKDHFDKGSKTYWLADKRWSFSFLLTVFIAEFFMGGTFDMQFFGSSFISGLNLVALSGSFQTIISALLYDFVAFVGGITGSVWFLVMMGIEMGSLVVFKIKVTRDLETKVRLGLLIVAYATYSVLIPSFLIPNTVSNYPFLGWTMGIGSGGPVSPLLILPMILTYVISGILSFLFGSRQLCSVFCTAPLMYQGTFYDSMKKFNRSSNGAKSITSFNKTGSRIYRVVSLTVYASIIGTAVISYLDSIGKISLYIFGADPEYFLYIFYFDILWYVVFITMPYVGSYGCVNTGYCHWGNFNRFISKFGFFRLKVKDTNQCVTCKTKDCAQACPVGNYGQPGSFISKGEYRDGRCIGIGDCVNACPYDNIFYYDVRHWIKEKKSVRNK, translated from the coding sequence ATGAATATTTCAACACTCACATACATGTTGTGGATCTTCATGATCCTCATGGGCGTCTCGTTTGCGTACATAATATTCTACGCTCGCAATGTCATAAATACACTGCATCGACTTGTTGTATACCTTCTCGTTGGTATGATGAACGGTATGTTCGTCGGTGTCCTCATATACTTGATTTTTCCAACGACCCTATCGATATATTCAGGAGTTGAAATAGCAGTATTTGCAATGTTTATAGAGATCATTCCATTCCTGCTTATTTTCTTCAGAGATGTTTCCACTGGCAGTACACCAAGACCAGCCTCGTTCATGAGATATTACGTTCTCGTTTTTGCAATTCTGAGTGAGTTGTTGATGAGCATGGATTTCAGGGTAATTCTTGACCCGGATGCTCTCCATTTACTCGTGTCTCAACCAGTGGGATTTATTGCCTCTTCCGTTTCAAGCTACTGGTTCATATTCCCAATGGCGCTAGAGATGGTACTGACTGCTTGGTTTTCTAGACGATCTCTTAGAAAGACAATTTTCGTAGTTTTTGTTTTTCAGTCCGCGATAATGTTCCTTTCTCCACCAGCAATAAACGCCACTTCATGGACTGGACCCACCATCTACCTGGCCGGAGCAGTGATGACGGCATTTTTCATATATATATTTGAAACACTCTACAGAAAACAGTCGCTTATGAGGGCTGAATCCAACTATGTCATCCTCCTCATGTGCGCATATTTGCTGATGATGGGTGGAGTCTTTATTTGGCAGATAAATCAAAGCCTGTATCTGTTCTCCATCAGCTTGGTGTTCGAGATGGCCATATATCTGCGTTCGATAACAGAAAAAGACCACTTCGACAAGGGCAGCAAGACGTACTGGCTGGCAGATAAGAGATGGTCATTTTCATTTCTTCTTACGGTTTTCATAGCAGAATTTTTCATGGGCGGAACATTCGATATGCAGTTCTTTGGCAGTTCCTTCATCTCTGGTCTCAATCTCGTTGCACTTTCTGGGAGTTTTCAGACAATTATTTCCGCCCTTCTTTATGATTTTGTTGCATTTGTGGGAGGAATAACTGGGTCGGTTTGGTTTCTCGTCATGATGGGCATAGAGATGGGTTCTCTTGTGGTATTCAAGATCAAGGTAACAAGAGATCTGGAAACCAAGGTTAGGTTAGGTCTTTTGATAGTTGCCTATGCAACCTACAGTGTTCTCATACCTAGTTTCCTAATACCCAACACCGTTAGCAATTATCCATTTCTTGGCTGGACAATGGGGATTGGATCTGGCGGGCCGGTGTCGCCGCTTCTGATCCTCCCAATGATTCTTACTTATGTTATCAGCGGTATACTTTCTTTTCTTTTCGGTTCCAGGCAGTTGTGCTCGGTATTCTGCACGGCCCCTTTGATGTATCAGGGCACGTTCTATGATTCGATGAAGAAATTTAACAGATCATCAAATGGTGCAAAATCGATAACATCATTCAATAAGACTGGGAGTCGGATATACCGTGTAGTCTCTCTTACTGTATACGCCTCAATTATTGGTACCGCTGTTATATCCTATCTGGATTCCATAGGAAAGATCAGTCTCTATATTTTTGGCGCAGATCCTGAATACTTCCTTTACATATTCTATTTCGACATACTGTGGTACGTTGTTTTCATAACAATGCCCTATGTCGGATCCTACGGGTGTGTCAATACAGGATATTGCCACTGGGGGAATTTTAACCGTTTCATATCAAAATTTGGCTTTTTCAGGCTCAAAGTAAAGGATACGAATCAATGCGTCACCTGCAAGACAAAAGATTGTGCCCAGGCATGCCCGGTTGGCAACTATGGGCAACCAGGCAGTTTCATATCAAAAGGGGAATACAGAGATGGAAGATGTATAGGTATTGGCGACTGCGTGAATGCGTGCCCTTATGACAATATATTTTATTATGACGTAAGGCACTGGATAAAAGAAAAAAAATCAGTTAGAAATAAGTGA
- a CDS encoding stage II sporulation protein M codes for MNLKDFFYKDGVLMLRRIFLVTFIVEIILYISISSLDFHSSVLVGSLNTERQSIYSMGLVGMIFEIFPHNLMVATIEFIPVIGWLFFALSTVTTSLVIAAEGYALYHSGILIFLSLALLPDTWIELPSYAIAFSTSVYLFYSLIKGRKFLAERARKILYMYLFMALELAIAGTFESVEIVLSGPSANNVVYPLMMWIPAVPVIFLLIMLYRRINRDEYKPKGKDIDTFSFENV; via the coding sequence ATGAATCTTAAGGACTTTTTTTATAAAGATGGCGTTCTTATGCTTCGCCGTATCTTTCTCGTGACCTTCATTGTGGAGATAATACTTTACATAAGTATATCCTCACTTGATTTCCATAGTAGCGTCCTCGTCGGTTCACTAAATACTGAGAGGCAGTCAATATACTCTATGGGTCTTGTTGGTATGATATTCGAAATCTTTCCACATAACCTAATGGTAGCTACAATTGAGTTTATCCCAGTTATCGGTTGGCTATTCTTCGCGCTTTCAACTGTTACCACATCACTTGTCATAGCAGCAGAGGGCTATGCGCTGTATCATTCTGGTATTTTGATATTCCTTTCTCTGGCCCTTTTGCCGGATACATGGATAGAACTCCCCTCCTACGCGATAGCCTTCAGCACCAGCGTATATCTCTTTTACTCCCTGATAAAAGGAAGGAAGTTTTTAGCTGAACGTGCCAGAAAGATACTTTACATGTATCTCTTCATGGCGCTCGAACTTGCCATTGCTGGTACATTTGAATCGGTGGAGATAGTCCTTTCGGGACCATCCGCCAATAACGTGGTTTACCCTCTTATGATGTGGATACCAGCGGTTCCCGTAATATTCCTCCTGATAATGCTTTACAGGCGTATAAACCGTGATGAATATAAGCCGAAGGGCAAGGATATCGATACATTTAGCTTTGAAAACGTTTGA
- a CDS encoding ATPase, whose product MAAVSLETAILAVAAAIAIAGGLIGTGMAQQGIGAAGMGIIAEKPEKFGQVIFFFVIPETLWVIGFALGFILLKNIL is encoded by the coding sequence ATGGCGGCTGTTAGTTTAGAAACTGCTATACTCGCGGTAGCTGCTGCTATTGCTATTGCTGGTGGTCTTATAGGTACTGGTATGGCTCAGCAAGGAATTGGTGCGGCGGGAATGGGAATAATAGCTGAGAAACCTGAGAAATTTGGTCAGGTTATATTCTTCTTCGTTATTCCTGAGACGCTATGGGTAATTGGGTTTGCTTTAGGTTTTATACTTCTCAAGAACATCCTTTAA
- a CDS encoding V-type ATPase subunit, translated as MNASYTGAYGRIRAYSSEFLSEETFRDLLQAKNVEDLSSKLYSTLYRSDMDTFSAINKGLDLIELSLNHRLIMRNRIALFAAPTPARDIIRSYLSKWDVENIKSIISAKYMGYGIKDTENFLISFRDIPLGLFGGNLTHDDFKVLLSKDTIEDVVNYLSNFGYGQFMLQYMERYRKSGDVGILLFALDNYYYLHIFESLKFFNGDEGPVRSFFSDTVDLRNAMIILKAISLNVEFDRIKESLIPFGTVLISKLQDAHRTGNIKQAVLMITGNQEIAGAIPESGTKLGDIELSLREQMLRKYISIFSEQALSVSFTFAFIIKSELERERIRSIAMGKFYTLDEKTISRMAMP; from the coding sequence TTGAACGCTTCGTACACCGGGGCCTATGGGAGGATAAGGGCATATAGTTCCGAATTTCTGAGCGAGGAAACATTCAGAGACTTGCTTCAGGCAAAGAACGTCGAAGACCTGTCTTCAAAGCTATATTCAACACTCTACAGAAGCGACATGGACACATTCTCCGCAATCAACAAGGGCCTCGATCTCATAGAACTCTCACTGAATCACCGGCTTATAATGAGAAATAGGATCGCACTGTTTGCTGCGCCTACGCCTGCAAGGGACATAATAAGATCCTATCTCTCGAAGTGGGACGTCGAGAACATAAAGTCCATAATCTCGGCAAAATATATGGGATACGGAATAAAGGATACTGAGAACTTTCTGATAAGCTTCCGGGATATTCCTCTCGGACTGTTCGGGGGAAATCTTACCCACGACGATTTCAAGGTGTTGCTGTCTAAAGATACAATTGAAGATGTTGTTAATTATCTTTCAAATTTTGGATATGGCCAGTTCATGCTGCAATACATGGAAAGGTATAGGAAATCGGGGGACGTAGGGATACTTCTTTTTGCCCTGGATAATTATTACTATCTCCACATTTTCGAATCGTTGAAGTTCTTCAACGGGGATGAAGGGCCGGTTAGATCCTTTTTTTCGGATACGGTAGATCTGAGAAATGCCATGATTATCCTCAAAGCAATATCATTGAATGTTGAATTTGATAGAATCAAAGAATCTCTCATACCATTCGGAACAGTCCTTATTTCTAAGCTTCAGGACGCTCACCGTACTGGAAATATAAAACAGGCCGTTTTAATGATCACAGGCAATCAGGAGATAGCTGGTGCGATTCCTGAATCTGGCACTAAGCTTGGAGACATAGAACTAAGCCTCAGAGAGCAGATGTTAAGGAAATATATATCCATATTTTCCGAACAGGCACTATCTGTATCATTCACCTTTGCCTTCATAATCAAATCAGAACTGGAGCGTGAGCGTATACGCTCTATTGCAATGGGAAAATTCTATACGCTTGATGAAAAAACAATAAGCCGAATGGCAATGCCTTAG
- a CDS encoding V-type ATP synthase subunit F, with amino-acid sequence MPDPVEPKNKSKNLKVGSVAVVGERELVLGFRLLGINSSFIADKEEGASKLMELVREKKYSLIMASESLKEYLDSKTASLVDMSTDPLVVFIPLPGGKDIESVSDLARRVLGIEIRG; translated from the coding sequence ATGCCTGATCCTGTTGAACCAAAAAATAAATCAAAAAATCTTAAGGTAGGTAGTGTTGCGGTTGTAGGCGAAAGAGAACTTGTCTTGGGTTTCAGGCTCCTTGGTATAAACAGTTCATTCATAGCGGATAAGGAAGAAGGGGCCTCCAAACTTATGGAATTAGTTAGAGAAAAGAAGTATTCGCTGATCATGGCTTCCGAAAGCCTGAAGGAATACCTGGACAGCAAGACAGCAAGTTTGGTGGATATGTCTACGGATCCACTGGTTGTCTTCATACCTTTGCCAGGTGGAAAGGACATAGAATCCGTATCGGATTTGGCCAGGCGTGTGCTTGGGATTGAAATAAGGGGATAA
- a CDS encoding V-type ATP synthase subunit A — MGIIVRISGPVVIAEDVENAKMFDVVRVGKLKLVGEIIKIVGNRSTIQVYEDTSGIRPGEDVENTGRPLSVELGPGLLKSIYDGIQRPLDVIREKSGNFIGRGITAPSLDPNKTWDFRPVVKKGDEVVPGKILGTVQETGIIEHKIMVPPNVSGKITKISEGKMTVNDTVAEITSGKDKFEVKMKQEWPVRIARRVLRKLPPEIPLVTGQRVIDTFFPVAKGGTVAVPGPFGSGKCVSGDTPVIMQDGSIRKIGEIFSQYDDGITSGNEKIIVMPEGIGLFSFKDSCVAKSRSSIIYHGKSDSMVSIRTRSGRRVKVTPVHKLFSVGSDSNISEVMAKDLKEGDRILSVNKITINAEDSIVRFSSNGDEHAIPQRMNPDLAVFLAIFFCSGNINDNKLSLKPRLGERSLLNRVDRLFGPTVITENSSEGTIVIESKIISSFVRSIALDQEGRKIIPESIMTSSDASVSAFVNTVLETSSDEKVNFENAESLDQFSYLLARLGQFHTLSYENDSFSLHVENSSAESISVSSNNGGLTLSQILSEEADTMVADSGVFADEIIEISVENGEFDVYDFSLPDDNFNFIGGHGGIVLHNTVVQHQLSKWADSDIVIYVGCGERGNEMTEILSTFPELVDPRSGKPLMERTVLIANTSNMPVAAREASIYTGITIAEYYRDMGYDVALMADSTSRWAEALREISGRLEEMPGEEGYPAYLGRRLAEFYERSGNSIVLSDDSRHGSVTIVGAVSPPGGDISEPVSQNTLRVTRVFWALDASLASRRHFPSINWLNSYSLYHKDLTTWFDKNVAEDFTKQFGSAMELLQKEAELQEVAQLVGYDSLPDREKNTLDIARMIREDFLQQSAFDDIDQYCSLKKQYLMLKSILSLGNAQSRTIEGGVPITTLQEAPVRSMISRMKEVKDSEIDSYYENLQSEIKKEIDSLAEAK; from the coding sequence ATGGGAATAATTGTAAGAATTTCTGGACCTGTCGTGATTGCCGAAGATGTAGAAAATGCAAAGATGTTCGATGTCGTACGTGTTGGAAAACTGAAACTCGTAGGGGAGATTATAAAAATTGTTGGGAATCGATCCACAATACAGGTGTATGAGGATACGAGTGGCATACGTCCCGGTGAGGATGTGGAAAACACGGGTAGACCCCTTTCTGTTGAGCTCGGTCCTGGGCTTCTGAAATCCATCTACGACGGGATACAGAGGCCTCTTGATGTTATCAGGGAAAAAAGCGGGAATTTCATAGGAAGAGGTATAACTGCGCCTTCTCTCGACCCCAACAAAACTTGGGACTTCAGACCAGTTGTAAAGAAAGGAGATGAGGTCGTTCCAGGGAAGATTCTTGGAACTGTTCAGGAGACCGGGATAATCGAGCACAAGATAATGGTTCCTCCAAACGTTTCAGGTAAGATCACAAAGATATCTGAAGGGAAGATGACTGTAAACGATACAGTAGCGGAGATCACAAGCGGCAAAGACAAATTTGAAGTAAAGATGAAACAGGAATGGCCTGTAAGAATTGCAAGGCGCGTGCTGAGGAAGCTACCGCCGGAAATTCCGCTTGTAACTGGGCAGCGTGTCATAGATACATTCTTCCCCGTGGCGAAAGGTGGGACAGTTGCAGTGCCGGGTCCATTCGGATCTGGAAAATGCGTTTCTGGAGACACTCCTGTCATCATGCAGGATGGCAGTATCAGAAAAATAGGGGAAATTTTCAGTCAATACGACGATGGTATCACATCGGGCAACGAGAAAATCATAGTTATGCCAGAAGGCATTGGGCTGTTCTCGTTCAAGGATTCGTGCGTGGCCAAAAGCCGCTCTTCGATAATATATCATGGAAAGAGCGATTCGATGGTATCGATCAGGACAAGATCCGGAAGACGAGTGAAGGTAACTCCAGTGCACAAACTTTTCTCTGTTGGAAGTGATTCAAACATATCCGAAGTCATGGCCAAAGATCTAAAGGAAGGAGATAGAATCCTATCCGTCAATAAGATAACCATTAATGCAGAAGACAGTATCGTTCGCTTTTCTTCAAACGGCGACGAGCACGCTATTCCGCAAAGGATGAATCCTGATCTTGCCGTCTTTCTTGCAATATTCTTCTGTTCCGGGAACATCAACGACAATAAGTTATCGCTGAAACCTCGCCTGGGTGAAAGGTCTCTGCTAAACCGTGTAGACCGCCTGTTTGGGCCGACGGTTATAACTGAGAATTCATCTGAGGGTACGATAGTTATAGAGAGCAAGATAATTTCAAGTTTTGTTAGAAGTATAGCTCTGGATCAGGAAGGGAGGAAGATCATTCCGGAATCTATAATGACTTCATCCGATGCCTCCGTCAGTGCGTTCGTGAACACTGTTCTCGAAACCTCTTCAGATGAGAAAGTGAATTTTGAAAATGCTGAATCTCTTGATCAATTTTCATATCTTCTTGCTCGCCTTGGTCAATTCCATACACTATCTTATGAAAATGATTCATTCTCGCTTCATGTTGAGAACAGTTCAGCTGAAAGTATATCTGTAAGTTCGAATAATGGCGGATTAACCTTGTCACAAATTCTTTCCGAAGAAGCTGACACAATGGTTGCAGATAGTGGTGTTTTCGCCGATGAAATCATCGAAATCTCTGTCGAAAATGGAGAGTTTGACGTCTATGATTTCTCACTTCCCGATGATAATTTCAACTTTATTGGCGGGCATGGCGGTATAGTTTTGCACAATACAGTTGTTCAGCACCAGCTTTCAAAATGGGCAGACAGCGATATCGTAATCTATGTTGGATGTGGTGAACGGGGAAATGAGATGACAGAAATACTTTCGACTTTCCCGGAACTCGTTGATCCAAGGTCCGGAAAACCTCTGATGGAGAGAACGGTCCTGATTGCAAACACCTCGAACATGCCGGTTGCTGCCAGGGAGGCCAGTATCTACACTGGAATAACCATAGCGGAGTATTACCGTGACATGGGATATGATGTTGCGCTTATGGCAGACAGTACATCTAGATGGGCAGAAGCCTTGAGGGAAATTTCAGGAAGGCTTGAGGAAATGCCAGGCGAAGAGGGGTATCCCGCATATTTGGGCAGGAGACTCGCCGAATTCTACGAGCGTTCCGGGAACTCGATCGTTCTTTCAGATGATTCAAGGCATGGATCAGTAACGATAGTCGGAGCTGTTTCACCTCCAGGGGGGGATATATCCGAGCCCGTTTCTCAAAACACTCTGAGGGTCACCCGTGTGTTCTGGGCGCTCGATGCGTCACTTGCTTCGAGGAGGCATTTCCCATCCATAAACTGGTTGAACAGCTACTCTCTATATCACAAAGATCTGACGACTTGGTTCGACAAGAACGTCGCAGAGGATTTCACGAAGCAGTTTGGAAGTGCGATGGAGCTACTTCAAAAGGAGGCAGAGCTCCAAGAAGTTGCTCAGCTGGTTGGTTATGACTCCTTACCTGATAGGGAGAAAAACACTCTTGATATAGCGAGGATGATACGGGAAGATTTTCTTCAACAAAGTGCATTTGATGACATCGATCAGTACTGTTCCCTGAAGAAGCAGTACCTTATGCTTAAATCTATACTGTCTCTTGGGAATGCTCAGTCTCGCACTATTGAAGGAGGCGTACCTATAACAACCCTTCAAGAAGCACCGGTCAGGTCCATGATCTCAAGAATGAAGGAAGTTAAAGATTCTGAGATCGATTCTTATTATGAGAATCTTCAAAGCGAGATAAAAAAGGAAATAGATTCATTGGCGGAGGCTAAATAA